In Felis catus isolate Fca126 chromosome A2, F.catus_Fca126_mat1.0, whole genome shotgun sequence, the following proteins share a genomic window:
- the ABTB1 gene encoding ankyrin repeat and BTB/POZ domain-containing protein 1 isoform X1 produces MDTSDLFASCRKGDVGRVRYLLEQRDVEVNVRDKWDSTPLYYACLCGHEELVLYLLANGARCEANTFDGERCLYGALSDAIRRALRDYKQVTASCRRRDYYDDFLQRLLEQGIHSDVIFVVHGKPFRAHRCVLGARSTYFANMLDTKWKGKSVVVLRHPLINPVAFGALLQYLYTGRLDVGVEHVSDCERLAKQCQLWDLLSDLEAKCEKVSEFVASKPGTCVKVLTIEPPPADPRLREDMALLADCALPPELRGDLGELPFPFPDGFNSCPDVCFRVEGCSFLCHKAFFCGRSDYFRALLDDHFRENEELEASGGLPAITLHGISPDIFTHVLYYIYSDHTELPPEAAYDVLSVADMYLLPGLKRLCGRSLAQLLDEDSVVGVWRVAKLFRLARLEDQCTEYMAKVIEKLVEREDFVEAVREEAAAVAARQETDSIPLVDDIRFHVASTVQTYSAIEEAQQRLRALEDLLVSIGLDC; encoded by the exons ATGGACACCAGCGATCTCTTCGCCAGCTGCAGGAAGGGGGATGTGGGCCGAGTGCG GTACCTGCTGGAGCAGCGGGACGTGGAGGTGAATGTGCGGGACAAGTGGGACAGCACCCCCTT gTACTACGCCTGCCTGTGTGGGCATGAGGAGCTAGTACTCTATCTTCTGGCCAATG GAGCCCGCTGTGAGGCCAACACCTTTGATGGGGAGCGCTGCCTCTATGGGGCGCTGAGCGACGCCATCCGCCGGGCCCTGCGCGATTACAAGCAGGTGACAGCCTCTTGCAGGAGGCGGGATTACTACGACGACTTCCTGCAGCG GCTTCTGGAACAAGGCATCCACAGCGACGTGATCTTTGTGGTGCACGGGAAGCCCTTCCGGGCACACCGCTGCGTCCTGGGTGCGCGCAGCACCTACTTTGCCAACATGCTGGACACCAAATGGAAGGGCAAGAGTGTCGTGGTCCTCCGACACCCACTG ATCAACCCTGTGGCCTTCGGGGCCCTGCTGCAGTACCTGTACACAG GTCGCCTGGACGTCGGTGTGGAGCATGTTAGTGACTGCGAGCGCCTGGCCAAGCAGTGCCAGCTGTGGGATCTGCTCAGCGACCTGGAGGCCAAGTGTGAGAAGGTGTCCGAGTTCG TGGCGTCCAAGCCAGGCACATGCGTGAAGGTGCTGACCATCGAGCCCCCCCCAGCAGACCCCCGGCTTCGGGAGGACATGGCCCTGCTGGCCGACTGTGCCCTGCCCCCTGAGCTCCGC ggTGACCTCGGGGAGCTGCCGTTCCCTTTCCCCGATGGTTTCAACAGCTGTCCTGACGTCTGCTTCCGGGTGGAAGGTTGCAGCTTTCTCTGCCACAAG GCCTTCTTCTGCGGCCGAAGCGACTACTTCCGGGCCCTGCTGGACGACCACTTCCGAGAGAACGAGGAGCTGGAGGCCTCAGGCGGCCTCCCGGCCATCACCCTACACGGCATCTCGCCTGACATCTTCACCCATGTTCTCTACTACATATACAGTGACCACACAGAG CTGCCCCCGGAGGCGGCCTACGACGTGCTGAGCGTGGCCGACATGTACCTGTTGCCAGGCCTGAAGCGGCTGTGTGGCCGCAGCCTGGCCCAGCTGCTGGACGAGGACAGTGTGGTGGGCGTGTGGCGTGTGGCCAAGCTGTTCCGCTTGGCGCGCCTCGAGGACCAGTGCACCGAGTACATGGCCAAGGTCATCGAGAAG CTGGTGGAGCGGGAGGACTTCGTGGAGGCCGTGcgggaggaggcggcggccgTGGCCGCCCGGCAGGAGACGGACTCCATCCCGCTGGTGGACGACATCCGCTTCCACGTGGCCAGCACGGTGCAGACCTACAGCGCCATCGAGGAGGCACAGCAGCGGCTGCGGGCGCTTGAGGACTTGCTGGTGTCCATTGGCCTGGACTGCTGA
- the ABTB1 gene encoding ankyrin repeat and BTB/POZ domain-containing protein 1 isoform X2, with protein MWAECGTCWSSGTWRYYACLCGHEELVLYLLANGARCEANTFDGERCLYGALSDAIRRALRDYKQVTASCRRRDYYDDFLQRLLEQGIHSDVIFVVHGKPFRAHRCVLGARSTYFANMLDTKWKGKSVVVLRHPLINPVAFGALLQYLYTGRLDVGVEHVSDCERLAKQCQLWDLLSDLEAKCEKVSEFVASKPGTCVKVLTIEPPPADPRLREDMALLADCALPPELRGDLGELPFPFPDGFNSCPDVCFRVEGCSFLCHKAFFCGRSDYFRALLDDHFRENEELEASGGLPAITLHGISPDIFTHVLYYIYSDHTELPPEAAYDVLSVADMYLLPGLKRLCGRSLAQLLDEDSVVGVWRVAKLFRLARLEDQCTEYMAKVIEKLVEREDFVEAVREEAAAVAARQETDSIPLVDDIRFHVASTVQTYSAIEEAQQRLRALEDLLVSIGLDC; from the exons ATGTGGGCCGAGTGCG GTACCTGCTGGAGCAGCGGGACGTGGAG gTACTACGCCTGCCTGTGTGGGCATGAGGAGCTAGTACTCTATCTTCTGGCCAATG GAGCCCGCTGTGAGGCCAACACCTTTGATGGGGAGCGCTGCCTCTATGGGGCGCTGAGCGACGCCATCCGCCGGGCCCTGCGCGATTACAAGCAGGTGACAGCCTCTTGCAGGAGGCGGGATTACTACGACGACTTCCTGCAGCG GCTTCTGGAACAAGGCATCCACAGCGACGTGATCTTTGTGGTGCACGGGAAGCCCTTCCGGGCACACCGCTGCGTCCTGGGTGCGCGCAGCACCTACTTTGCCAACATGCTGGACACCAAATGGAAGGGCAAGAGTGTCGTGGTCCTCCGACACCCACTG ATCAACCCTGTGGCCTTCGGGGCCCTGCTGCAGTACCTGTACACAG GTCGCCTGGACGTCGGTGTGGAGCATGTTAGTGACTGCGAGCGCCTGGCCAAGCAGTGCCAGCTGTGGGATCTGCTCAGCGACCTGGAGGCCAAGTGTGAGAAGGTGTCCGAGTTCG TGGCGTCCAAGCCAGGCACATGCGTGAAGGTGCTGACCATCGAGCCCCCCCCAGCAGACCCCCGGCTTCGGGAGGACATGGCCCTGCTGGCCGACTGTGCCCTGCCCCCTGAGCTCCGC ggTGACCTCGGGGAGCTGCCGTTCCCTTTCCCCGATGGTTTCAACAGCTGTCCTGACGTCTGCTTCCGGGTGGAAGGTTGCAGCTTTCTCTGCCACAAG GCCTTCTTCTGCGGCCGAAGCGACTACTTCCGGGCCCTGCTGGACGACCACTTCCGAGAGAACGAGGAGCTGGAGGCCTCAGGCGGCCTCCCGGCCATCACCCTACACGGCATCTCGCCTGACATCTTCACCCATGTTCTCTACTACATATACAGTGACCACACAGAG CTGCCCCCGGAGGCGGCCTACGACGTGCTGAGCGTGGCCGACATGTACCTGTTGCCAGGCCTGAAGCGGCTGTGTGGCCGCAGCCTGGCCCAGCTGCTGGACGAGGACAGTGTGGTGGGCGTGTGGCGTGTGGCCAAGCTGTTCCGCTTGGCGCGCCTCGAGGACCAGTGCACCGAGTACATGGCCAAGGTCATCGAGAAG CTGGTGGAGCGGGAGGACTTCGTGGAGGCCGTGcgggaggaggcggcggccgTGGCCGCCCGGCAGGAGACGGACTCCATCCCGCTGGTGGACGACATCCGCTTCCACGTGGCCAGCACGGTGCAGACCTACAGCGCCATCGAGGAGGCACAGCAGCGGCTGCGGGCGCTTGAGGACTTGCTGGTGTCCATTGGCCTGGACTGCTGA